Proteins co-encoded in one Streptomyces sp. NBC_01283 genomic window:
- a CDS encoding PucR family transcriptional regulator, with translation MRLRALLDTDALGLRLLGGEDELDRTVRGVMTTDLRDPSRYLAGGELVLTGLAWRHDASDTEPFVRILASAGVAALAAGEAELGDIPDDIVDACARHRLPLFAVNESVAFATITEHVVRQVSGERAGDLAAVVDRHRRLMTSGPTGGGPDVVLDLLGSDLDLRAWVLSPAGRAIAGSSAAGPALPAAVCARLAGEHLAAARTGRRGPHRVQVDGTTYSLFPIRSSGRGPASAAAAASTAALRDVRETVLSDWLLAVEADAGDWPEERLDLLQGVTQLIAVERDRRDAARTVRRRLAQEVLELVQTGAAPAEIAARLRVAAPVLLPGLGAAPHWQVVVARVEWDGGEIEGGPVAQSLLEEILVDPLSAGPEPSDRIAVAHTGDEAIALVPLPAVPSEHDGPETGLLADSLLESVRDPLSAGLDGDGRLTLGVSASVHSAEGLRGALEEARHARRVAAARPGRVCAAGHQELASHVLLLPFVPDDVRRAFTARLLDPLRDYDRRHRAELIPTLEAFLDCDGSWTRCAARLHLHVNTLRYRVGRIEQLTSRDLSRLEDKLDFFLALRMS, from the coding sequence ATGCGGCTGCGCGCACTCCTTGACACCGACGCGCTGGGCCTGCGACTGCTCGGCGGCGAGGACGAGCTCGACCGCACCGTGCGCGGTGTGATGACCACGGACCTGCGCGACCCCAGCCGGTACCTCGCGGGCGGTGAGCTGGTCCTGACCGGCCTCGCCTGGCGCCACGACGCCTCGGACACCGAACCCTTCGTACGGATCCTGGCGAGCGCCGGGGTGGCGGCGCTGGCCGCGGGCGAGGCCGAGCTGGGCGACATCCCGGACGACATCGTCGATGCCTGCGCGCGGCACCGCCTGCCGCTGTTCGCCGTGAACGAGTCGGTCGCCTTCGCGACGATCACCGAACACGTCGTCCGGCAGGTCTCCGGTGAGCGCGCCGGTGACCTGGCGGCCGTCGTGGACCGGCACCGCCGCCTGATGACGTCGGGCCCCACCGGCGGCGGCCCCGACGTCGTCCTCGACCTGCTCGGCTCCGACCTGGACCTGCGGGCCTGGGTCCTGTCCCCCGCGGGCCGCGCCATCGCGGGGTCGAGCGCGGCGGGCCCCGCCCTGCCCGCGGCCGTGTGCGCGCGTCTGGCGGGCGAACACCTGGCCGCGGCCCGCACGGGTCGCCGGGGCCCGCACCGGGTCCAGGTGGACGGCACGACGTACTCCCTGTTCCCCATCCGGAGCAGTGGGCGCGGTCCGGCTTCCGCCGCGGCGGCGGCGAGCACGGCGGCGCTGCGTGACGTACGCGAGACGGTCCTGTCGGACTGGCTCCTGGCGGTCGAGGCGGACGCGGGCGACTGGCCCGAGGAGCGCCTGGACCTGCTGCAGGGCGTCACCCAGCTGATCGCGGTCGAGCGTGACCGGCGCGACGCCGCACGCACCGTACGGCGCAGGCTGGCCCAGGAGGTCCTGGAGCTGGTCCAGACGGGCGCGGCCCCGGCGGAGATCGCGGCGCGCCTGCGGGTCGCGGCCCCCGTGCTGCTGCCCGGCCTGGGCGCCGCGCCGCACTGGCAGGTCGTGGTGGCCCGCGTGGAGTGGGACGGCGGCGAGATCGAGGGCGGTCCGGTGGCCCAGTCCCTCTTGGAGGAGATCCTCGTGGACCCGCTGTCGGCGGGGCCCGAGCCGTCCGACCGCATCGCGGTGGCCCATACGGGTGACGAGGCGATCGCGCTCGTGCCGCTGCCCGCGGTCCCCTCGGAGCACGACGGCCCGGAGACGGGCCTGCTGGCCGATTCCCTTCTGGAGTCCGTCCGCGACCCCCTGTCTGCGGGCCTGGACGGCGACGGCCGCCTCACGCTCGGCGTCAGCGCCTCCGTGCACTCGGCGGAGGGCCTGCGCGGCGCCCTGGAGGAGGCGCGGCACGCCCGCCGGGTCGCCGCGGCGCGTCCGGGGCGGGTCTGCGCGGCCGGGCATCAGGAGCTCGCCTCGCACGTCCTGCTGCTGCCGTTCGTCCCGGACGACGTGCGCCGGGCGTTCACGGCACGCCTCCTGGACCCGCTGCGGGACTACGACCGGCGTCACCGGGCGGAGCTCATTCCGACCCTGGAGGCGTTCCTGGACTGCGACGGTTCGTGGACGCGGTGCGCCGCGCGGCTGCACCTGCACGTCAACACGTTGCGCTACCGAGTGGGCCGTATCGAGCAGTTGACGAGTCGTGACCTCTCGCGGCTCGAGGACAAGCTCGATTTCTTCCTGGCACTGCGGATGAGCTGA
- a CDS encoding GntR family transcriptional regulator: MEQARAHDAYRLAARVPAQVQASTARDAVPAPPPARGEHTHGEAALPAPVPAPRRTVQRNSVRGQILDALRAALVGGDLAPGEVYSAPVLGERFGVSATPVREAMQQLATEGAVEVVPNRGFRVTERSARELGELAEVRALIEVPVMLRLARTVPAARWCELRPLAEASAVAAAGGDLARYAEADRAFHGAVLGLSGNQQLVQVADDLHRRSQWPLVSGPVHGRRADLVADAAEHMALLEALVAQDLGVVQSLVREHFAGSGSSPSGV, translated from the coding sequence GTGGAGCAGGCCAGAGCGCATGACGCGTACCGCCTCGCCGCCCGGGTGCCGGCGCAGGTGCAGGCCTCGACGGCCCGGGACGCGGTCCCCGCGCCGCCCCCGGCCCGCGGCGAGCACACGCACGGGGAAGCGGCGTTGCCCGCGCCGGTGCCCGCCCCGCGCAGGACGGTCCAGCGGAACTCGGTCCGCGGGCAGATCCTGGACGCCCTGCGGGCCGCGCTCGTCGGGGGCGACCTCGCACCCGGCGAGGTGTACTCGGCGCCCGTGCTGGGCGAGCGCTTCGGGGTCTCGGCGACGCCGGTGCGCGAGGCGATGCAGCAGCTGGCGACCGAGGGCGCGGTGGAGGTCGTGCCGAACCGCGGCTTCCGGGTCACCGAGCGGAGCGCGCGCGAGCTGGGGGAGCTTGCGGAGGTGCGGGCACTGATCGAGGTGCCGGTGATGCTGCGGCTGGCCCGTACGGTGCCCGCCGCGCGCTGGTGCGAGCTGCGGCCCCTTGCCGAGGCGAGCGCGGTGGCGGCGGCGGGCGGCGACCTTGCCCGGTACGCGGAGGCGGACCGGGCTTTTCACGGGGCGGTACTGGGCCTTTCGGGTAATCAGCAGCTCGTGCAGGTGGCCGATGATCTGCACCGGCGCTCGCAGTGGCCCCTGGTGAGCGGCCCCGTCCACGGCCGCCGCGCGGACCTCGTCGCCGACGCGGCGGAGCACATGGCTCTGCTTGAGGCGCTGGTGGCGCAGGACCTGGGGGTCGTCCAGTCCTTGGTGAGGGAGCATTTCGCCGGGTCCGGATCCAGCCCGTCCGGCGTCTGA
- a CDS encoding (2Fe-2S)-binding protein, giving the protein MSVPTLAKRAPSALADAYARLTEVFPGLRVTELGDEEQAPRGGGWVTAARLAEGGADLDAFLAWDEAQVLKDYGQAGRPDVIAGFALHRYAWPATLLITLPWFLHRRVPRYPVENVSFQRTLGRLAVRDAGFACLPGDPAAALSGARVVSDEEALRAEVRAAVAEHLGPLLDAFGPRMRRRSRALWSVATDEIVEGLWYIAHLLGEEQRATTELERLLPGATKPYVGTAGFRELTGPNGESLPTRDRASCCMFYTLRPEDTCVTCPRTCDADRVARLSAAAAA; this is encoded by the coding sequence ATGTCCGTTCCCACCTTGGCGAAGCGCGCCCCGAGCGCCCTCGCGGACGCCTACGCCCGCCTCACCGAAGTGTTCCCCGGACTGCGCGTGACCGAGCTCGGCGACGAGGAGCAGGCCCCACGGGGCGGCGGCTGGGTCACCGCCGCCCGGCTCGCGGAGGGCGGGGCCGACCTCGACGCTTTTCTGGCGTGGGACGAGGCGCAGGTACTGAAGGACTACGGGCAGGCGGGGCGTCCGGACGTCATCGCCGGCTTCGCCCTGCACCGCTATGCCTGGCCGGCCACCCTCCTCATCACCCTGCCGTGGTTCCTGCACCGCCGGGTGCCCCGCTACCCCGTAGAGAACGTCTCCTTCCAGCGCACCCTCGGCCGCCTCGCCGTCCGTGACGCAGGCTTCGCCTGCCTGCCCGGCGATCCGGCCGCCGCACTGTCGGGCGCCCGCGTCGTATCGGACGAGGAAGCCCTGCGCGCGGAGGTGCGGGCCGCCGTCGCCGAGCACCTGGGACCGCTCCTGGACGCCTTCGGGCCCCGCATGCGGCGCCGCTCGCGCGCCCTGTGGAGCGTCGCCACGGACGAGATCGTCGAGGGGCTCTGGTACATCGCCCATCTCCTGGGCGAGGAGCAGCGCGCCACGACGGAGCTGGAGCGGCTGCTGCCGGGCGCCACCAAGCCGTACGTGGGCACGGCGGGGTTCCGTGAGCTGACGGGACCGAACGGCGAGTCCCTGCCGACACGGGACCGCGCGAGCTGCTGCATGTTCTACACGCTGCGCCCCGAGGACACCTGTGTGACCTGCCCGCGCACCTGTGACGCGGACCGCGTCGCACGGCTGAGCGCCGCCGCGGCGGCCTGA
- a CDS encoding DUF2637 domain-containing protein, translated as MRLTDISLDWLLPGCVLLLGMLVAVAVLARGKRAGQKSAANASSDESWERSEERRRRKEAVYGTASYVLLFCCAAVAAALSFHGLVGFGRQNLNLTDGWEYLVPFGLDGAAMFCSVLAVREASHGDAALGSRLLVWTFAGAAAWFNWVHAPRGLGHAGAPQFFSGMSLSAAVLFDRALKQTRRAALREQGLVPRPLPQIRIVRWLRAPRETFGAWSLMLLEGVRTLDEAVEEVREDRREKQRTRITRRGREKLERAQLKAISRGHRGLPGRGGARQVDLPAVAPAAGAAQVGTDPAIAPPEQEQLPLRSRPSLQAVKNGTEPVTVDLTAEDDTQALPRLDSLERKLKDLEQQFG; from the coding sequence ATGAGACTGACCGACATATCGCTGGACTGGCTGCTTCCGGGCTGCGTCCTGCTCCTGGGCATGCTGGTGGCGGTGGCGGTACTCGCACGCGGCAAACGCGCCGGGCAGAAATCGGCCGCCAATGCCTCCAGCGACGAATCCTGGGAACGCAGCGAGGAGCGCCGCAGGCGCAAGGAAGCCGTCTATGGAACGGCCTCGTACGTTCTGCTGTTCTGCTGTGCGGCGGTCGCCGCCGCACTCTCCTTCCACGGCCTGGTCGGCTTCGGCCGCCAGAATCTCAACCTCACCGATGGCTGGGAGTACCTGGTCCCGTTCGGCCTCGACGGCGCGGCGATGTTCTGCTCCGTGCTCGCCGTGCGCGAGGCGAGCCACGGTGACGCGGCGCTCGGCTCACGGCTCCTGGTGTGGACGTTCGCGGGCGCGGCCGCCTGGTTCAACTGGGTGCACGCGCCCAGGGGACTCGGCCACGCGGGCGCCCCGCAGTTCTTCTCCGGGATGTCGCTCTCGGCGGCGGTGCTCTTCGACCGCGCGCTGAAGCAGACACGCCGGGCGGCACTGCGCGAACAGGGCCTGGTGCCGAGGCCGTTGCCGCAGATCCGGATCGTTAGGTGGCTGCGCGCGCCCCGGGAGACCTTCGGTGCCTGGTCACTGATGCTCCTCGAAGGCGTACGCACCCTGGACGAGGCGGTCGAGGAGGTCCGCGAGGACCGGCGCGAGAAGCAGCGCACCCGGATCACCAGGCGAGGCAGGGAGAAGCTGGAACGTGCGCAGCTCAAGGCGATCAGCAGGGGCCATCGCGGCCTGCCGGGCCGAGGCGGCGCCCGGCAGGTCGACCTGCCGGCCGTCGCACCGGCCGCCGGGGCCGCGCAGGTCGGCACGGACCCTGCCATAGCCCCGCCGGAACAGGAACAGCTGCCGCTGCGTTCCCGCCCCTCCCTCCAGGCCGTGAAGAACGGCACTGAACCCGTCACCGTCGACCTCACCGCCGAGGACGACACCCAGGCGCTGCCGCGGCTCGACTCCCTTGAGCGCAAGCTCAAGGATCTGGAGCAGCAGTTCGGCTGA
- a CDS encoding ATP-binding protein, with translation MTRQVRDGGPLHFGASSPNARDEPIDGKPVELHRAQLRRRLGRSDLRAVPEVRGALRELLRTWGRPGRSEIAELLTSELVTNALVHTDRDAVLTATVRPGRLRVEVRDFVGRRPRLCVPDADDSTHGRGLMLVQSLADAWGVRAHGVGKAVWFELDGGPA, from the coding sequence ATGACAAGGCAGGTAAGAGACGGAGGTCCCCTTCATTTCGGGGCTTCCTCGCCGAATGCAAGGGATGAGCCGATCGACGGCAAGCCGGTGGAGCTCCATAGGGCTCAACTCCGGCGCAGATTGGGGAGATCCGACCTACGCGCGGTCCCTGAGGTCAGGGGCGCGCTGCGCGAACTGCTCCGGACCTGGGGGAGGCCCGGACGATCCGAGATAGCCGAGCTGCTGACCAGCGAACTGGTCACCAACGCACTGGTGCACACCGACCGCGACGCCGTTCTGACGGCGACCGTGCGGCCGGGCAGGCTGCGCGTCGAGGTCAGGGACTTCGTCGGACGCCGCCCGAGGCTCTGCGTGCCGGACGCCGACGACAGCACGCACGGCCGTGGCCTGATGCTCGTGCAGTCCCTCGCCGACGCGTGGGGTGTGCGGGCGCACGGGGTCGGGAAGGCGGTGTGGTTCGAGCTGGACGGCGGCCCGGCATGA
- a CDS encoding alpha-mannosidase, whose protein sequence is MHDDRLLVEGRLERALRQFIRPAQYADRVPLALSVWHAPGEPVPVAEALDASYEPFETGTAWGKPWSTSWFRLRGQVPDAWRGRHVEVVVDPGFTGDGPGFQAEGLVYDAAGVPLKGIHPRNRHIPVAASARGGEPVHLLLEAAANPLILHDFEPTPLGDVLTAGDGLIYRFASADLAVLDEDVWRLTLDIEVLSELMYELDAARPRRHEILRALERALDALDLHDVSGTAAAARAELAEVLARPAHASAHRVSATGHAHIDSAWLWPLRETVRKASRTFANVTALAQDYPELVFACSQAQQYAWVKEHQPHIWERIKKAVADGNWAPVGSMWVESDANMPGGEALARQITHGMRFFREELGVETEEIWLPDSFGYTAAFPQLAKLAGIRWFLTQKLSWNQSNKMPHHTFWWEGIDGTRVFTHFPPVDTYNSQIHGAELAHAERNFAEKGRASRSLVPFGWGDGGGGPTREMLEKARRTRSLEGSPRVEIEKPSAFFAAAEEEYGPEAPVWSGELYLELHRATYTTQAATKRGNRRTEHALREAELWCTAAAVRDPAYVYPYATLDRLWKTVLLHQFHDILPGSSIAWVHREARDTYARVLAELDELTAAAVRSLGPGGPTALNASPYARSEVVAAEDGTLVHVNVPALGSKGLEEAASYTRETGATALLADGHIQLLNEHLRVAIDADGLLTSVHDIDAHREVLSPGSRGNLLQLHPDHPTHYDAWDLDKHYRNTHTDLTEAESVELVEDGPLRVAVRVVRSFGTSRITQEIRLAAGSRRVDVVTDVDWQESEKVLKAAFPLDVHAERSAAEIQFGHVHRSTHANTGWDAARFEICAHRWLRVAEEAYGVAVLNDSTYGHDVTRSPHGDGLGTTVRLTLLRAPHSPDPETDLGTHRFTYALLPGATTGDAVAEGLALNLPLRVADAPVLPSLVSVDNPAVTVESVKLADDGSGDVVVRLYESRGGRAAATLTTSFAVGAAEVTDLLERPLEPAHTDDAGLVLALRPFQIVTLRLRPVR, encoded by the coding sequence GTGCACGACGACCGACTGCTGGTGGAGGGACGCCTGGAGCGCGCCCTGCGGCAGTTCATCCGCCCCGCCCAGTACGCGGACCGTGTGCCGCTCGCCCTCTCCGTCTGGCACGCGCCGGGCGAACCCGTCCCCGTCGCCGAAGCCCTCGACGCCTCGTACGAGCCCTTCGAGACGGGCACCGCCTGGGGAAAACCCTGGTCAACCAGTTGGTTCCGGCTGCGCGGTCAGGTGCCCGACGCCTGGCGCGGACGGCACGTCGAGGTGGTCGTCGACCCCGGCTTCACCGGCGACGGCCCCGGCTTCCAGGCGGAGGGTCTGGTGTACGACGCGGCGGGCGTCCCCCTCAAGGGGATTCACCCTCGCAACCGGCACATCCCCGTGGCAGCTTCCGCACGGGGTGGCGAGCCGGTGCACCTCCTGCTGGAGGCGGCGGCCAATCCCCTCATCCTGCACGACTTCGAACCGACCCCCCTGGGCGACGTACTGACCGCGGGCGATGGCCTCATCTACCGATTCGCGTCTGCCGATCTCGCCGTACTGGACGAGGACGTCTGGCGATTGACCCTGGACATCGAGGTCCTGTCCGAGCTGATGTACGAACTGGACGCCGCCCGTCCGCGGCGCCACGAGATCTTGCGCGCCCTGGAGCGCGCGCTCGACGCACTCGATCTGCACGACGTGTCGGGCACGGCGGCAGCGGCCCGAGCCGAGCTGGCGGAGGTCCTCGCACGTCCCGCCCACGCCAGCGCACACCGGGTCTCGGCCACCGGGCACGCCCACATCGACTCGGCCTGGCTGTGGCCCCTGCGCGAGACGGTGCGCAAGGCGTCCCGCACCTTTGCCAATGTGACGGCTCTCGCCCAGGACTATCCCGAGCTGGTCTTCGCCTGTTCGCAGGCCCAGCAGTACGCCTGGGTCAAGGAGCACCAGCCGCACATCTGGGAGCGCATCAAGAAGGCAGTCGCGGACGGGAACTGGGCGCCGGTGGGCTCCATGTGGGTCGAGTCGGACGCCAACATGCCGGGCGGCGAGGCACTGGCCCGGCAGATCACGCACGGCATGCGGTTCTTCCGCGAGGAGCTCGGCGTGGAGACGGAGGAGATCTGGCTGCCGGACTCCTTCGGCTACACGGCGGCGTTCCCGCAGCTGGCGAAGCTCGCGGGCATCCGCTGGTTCCTCACCCAGAAGCTGAGCTGGAACCAGTCCAACAAGATGCCTCACCACACCTTCTGGTGGGAGGGCATCGACGGCACCCGCGTCTTCACGCACTTCCCTCCGGTGGACACCTACAACTCCCAGATCCACGGCGCCGAACTCGCCCACGCGGAGCGGAACTTCGCCGAGAAGGGCCGCGCGTCCCGCTCCCTGGTGCCGTTCGGCTGGGGCGACGGCGGCGGCGGTCCCACCCGCGAGATGCTGGAGAAGGCGCGGCGCACGCGCTCCCTGGAGGGTTCACCGCGCGTCGAGATCGAGAAGCCGTCCGCGTTCTTCGCCGCCGCCGAGGAGGAGTACGGGCCCGAGGCGCCGGTCTGGTCGGGCGAGCTCTACCTGGAGCTGCACCGCGCGACGTACACGACGCAGGCGGCCACCAAGCGTGGCAATCGCCGCACCGAACACGCCTTGCGCGAGGCCGAGTTGTGGTGCACGGCCGCCGCGGTGCGCGACCCCGCGTACGTCTATCCCTACGCGACCCTCGACCGGCTCTGGAAGACCGTGCTGCTGCACCAGTTCCACGACATCCTGCCGGGATCGTCGATCGCCTGGGTGCACCGCGAGGCCCGCGACACGTACGCGCGTGTGCTCGCCGAGCTCGATGAGCTCACCGCGGCGGCGGTCCGTTCCCTCGGTCCGGGCGGCCCCACCGCGCTCAACGCGTCGCCGTACGCCCGCAGTGAGGTCGTCGCGGCCGAGGACGGCACCCTGGTGCACGTCAACGTTCCGGCCTTGGGAAGCAAGGGACTTGAGGAGGCTGCCTCGTACACCCGCGAGACCGGGGCGACCGCTCTGCTCGCCGATGGCCACATCCAGTTGCTGAACGAGCACCTGCGGGTCGCCATCGACGCGGACGGACTGCTGACCTCCGTGCACGACATCGACGCGCACCGCGAGGTCCTCTCCCCCGGCTCGCGCGGCAACCTCCTCCAGCTGCATCCCGACCACCCCACGCACTACGACGCCTGGGACCTGGACAAGCACTACCGCAACACGCACACCGACCTCACGGAGGCCGAGTCCGTGGAGCTAGTCGAGGACGGGCCGCTGCGGGTCGCCGTGCGCGTGGTGCGGTCCTTCGGGACGTCGCGGATCACCCAGGAGATCCGGCTCGCGGCGGGCAGCCGTCGCGTCGACGTCGTCACGGACGTCGACTGGCAGGAGTCGGAGAAGGTGCTCAAGGCCGCATTCCCCCTCGACGTGCACGCCGAACGGTCCGCGGCCGAGATCCAGTTCGGGCACGTGCACCGCTCCACGCACGCCAACACCGGCTGGGACGCGGCCCGTTTCGAGATCTGCGCGCACCGGTGGCTGCGGGTCGCCGAGGAGGCGTACGGCGTGGCGGTGCTCAACGACTCGACGTACGGCCACGACGTGACGCGCTCCCCGCACGGCGACGGGCTCGGCACCACCGTGCGGCTGACGCTGCTTCGCGCCCCGCACAGTCCGGACCCGGAGACGGACCTGGGCACGCACCGGTTCACGTACGCCCTGCTGCCCGGCGCGACGACGGGCGACGCGGTCGCGGAGGGGCTCGCGCTCAATCTGCCGCTGCGGGTGGCCGACGCGCCCGTGCTGCCCTCCCTGGTGAGCGTCGACAATCCGGCGGTGACCGTGGAGTCGGTGAAGCTCGCGGACGACGGAAGCGGCGATGTCGTGGTGCGGCTCTACGAGTCGCGGGGCGGGCGCGCCGCGGCCACGCTCACCACGTCGTTCGCGGTGGGCGCGGCCGAGGTGACCGATCTCCTGGAGCGTCCGCTCGAACCGGCCCACACCGATGACGCGGGGCTCGTGCTGGCGCTGCGTCCGTTCCAGATCGTGACGCTGCGGCTGCGGCCGGTGCGCTGA
- a CDS encoding pyruvate dehydrogenase, whose product MAKQNVAEQFVDILHRAGVRRMYGVVGDSLNPVVDAIRRTKGIDWVQVRHEETAAFAAGAEAQITGSLAVCAGSCGPGNLHLINGLYDAHRSMAPVLALASHIPSSEIGLSFFQETHPDQLFRECSHYSEMISNPQQMPRLLQTAIQHAIGQSGVSVVTLPGDIADQQAPDKSPESALVTSRPTVRPGDTEIDKLAEMIDKAGKVTLFCGSGTAGAHAEVMEFAEKIKSPVGHALRGKEWIQYDNPYDVGMSGLLGYGAAYEATHECDLLILLGTDFPYNAFLPDDVKIAQVDVRPERLGRRSKLDLAVWGDVRETLRCLTPRVTPKTNRKFLDKMLKKHADALEGVIKAYTRKVEKHIPIHPEYVASVVDELASDDAVFTVDTGMCNVWAARYLTPNGKRRIIGSFSHGSMANALPQAIGAQFTDRKRQVVSMSGDGGFSMLMGDFLTLVQYDLPVKVVLFNNSSLGMVELEMLVAGLPSFGTANHNPDFAAVARAAGAYGVRVEKPKQLAGALKDAFAHKGPALVDIVTDPNALSIPPKISSEMVTGFALSASKIVLDGGVGRMVQMARSNLRNVPRP is encoded by the coding sequence ATGGCCAAGCAGAACGTCGCCGAACAGTTCGTCGACATCCTCCACCGCGCCGGTGTGCGCCGGATGTACGGAGTCGTGGGCGACAGCCTCAACCCGGTCGTGGACGCGATCAGGCGCACCAAGGGCATCGACTGGGTGCAGGTCAGGCACGAGGAGACCGCCGCCTTCGCGGCCGGTGCCGAGGCCCAGATCACCGGCAGCCTCGCTGTCTGCGCCGGTTCCTGCGGCCCGGGCAACCTCCACCTGATCAACGGCCTCTACGACGCCCACCGCTCCATGGCGCCCGTCCTGGCCCTCGCCTCCCACATCCCCTCCAGCGAGATCGGCCTGAGCTTCTTCCAGGAGACCCACCCCGATCAGCTCTTCCGCGAGTGCAGTCACTACAGCGAGATGATCTCCAACCCGCAGCAGATGCCGCGGCTGCTCCAGACCGCCATCCAGCACGCGATCGGGCAGTCCGGCGTCAGCGTCGTCACCCTGCCGGGAGACATCGCCGACCAGCAGGCCCCCGACAAGTCCCCGGAGAGCGCGCTCGTCACCTCGCGCCCCACCGTGCGCCCCGGCGACACGGAGATCGACAAGCTCGCCGAGATGATCGACAAGGCCGGCAAGGTCACCCTGTTCTGCGGCAGCGGCACGGCGGGCGCGCACGCCGAGGTCATGGAGTTCGCCGAGAAGATCAAGTCCCCGGTGGGTCACGCCCTGCGCGGCAAGGAATGGATTCAGTACGACAACCCGTACGACGTGGGGATGAGCGGTCTGCTCGGATACGGCGCCGCGTACGAGGCCACCCACGAGTGCGACCTGCTGATCCTGCTCGGCACCGACTTCCCGTACAACGCCTTCCTGCCCGACGACGTCAAGATCGCCCAGGTCGACGTGCGCCCCGAACGCCTCGGCCGCCGCTCGAAGCTGGACCTCGCCGTCTGGGGAGACGTCCGCGAGACCCTGCGCTGTCTCACCCCGCGCGTCACGCCCAAGACCAACCGCAAGTTCCTCGACAAGATGCTCAAGAAGCACGCCGACGCCCTCGAAGGCGTCATCAAGGCCTACACGCGCAAGGTCGAGAAGCACATCCCGATCCACCCCGAGTACGTGGCGTCCGTCGTGGACGAACTGGCATCGGACGACGCGGTGTTCACCGTCGACACAGGTATGTGCAACGTCTGGGCGGCCCGCTATCTCACCCCGAACGGCAAGCGCCGCATCATCGGCTCCTTCAGTCACGGCTCGATGGCCAACGCCCTGCCGCAGGCGATCGGCGCCCAGTTCACCGACCGCAAGCGCCAGGTCGTCTCTATGTCGGGCGACGGCGGATTCTCCATGCTGATGGGCGACTTCCTCACCCTCGTCCAGTACGACCTGCCGGTGAAGGTCGTCCTCTTCAACAACTCGTCCCTGGGCATGGTCGAGCTGGAGATGCTGGTGGCCGGGCTCCCTTCGTTCGGCACGGCCAACCACAACCCCGACTTCGCCGCCGTCGCCCGCGCCGCGGGCGCCTACGGCGTGCGGGTGGAGAAGCCCAAGCAGCTCGCCGGAGCCCTGAAGGACGCCTTCGCGCACAAGGGCCCCGCCCTCGTCGACATCGTCACCGACCCGAACGCCCTCTCCATCCCGCCCAAGATCAGCTCCGAGATGGTGACCGGCTTCGCGCTGTCCGCCAGCAAGATCGTCCTGGACGGCGGTGTCGGCCGCATGGTGCAGATGGCGCGCTCCAACCTGCGGAACGTGCCCCGCCCCTGA